Proteins from one Desulfatiglans sp. genomic window:
- a CDS encoding methyltransferase, producing the protein MNRIPFSDDELKVIGEYPVPFPGMPPLLKYNTPITPAQNYEMVIRGERPFWLPTMSDINMSMGGFLPDNEARLKGGKDFFGLEWVFVPVAGGATRKPGAPYITDMNTWREKIAFPDLNQYDWKSLKDNFKPDDDRISFVTILNGIFERLISFMDFAGAAMAIIDEDQEAAIKEFFDVQADFYIKLVDKYMEYGNPRIISFHDDWGSQMAPFFSADTIRRMILPSLKRVLFHIQKRGAFVDMHSCGKTESLAPLYIEAGVQTWTPQPMNNQKKLYENYGDKLFLGVSPPYVDPEVSEEELYAALKDFIDFYCRPGKPPVAVYAMSMHKKTHPKLGEAIYKLSRIALNKLA; encoded by the coding sequence ATGAACAGAATACCCTTTTCAGATGATGAGTTGAAGGTAATTGGCGAATATCCCGTGCCCTTTCCGGGGATGCCGCCGCTACTAAAGTATAACACCCCAATCACACCAGCCCAGAATTATGAGATGGTAATAAGGGGTGAAAGGCCGTTCTGGCTACCCACCATGAGTGATATCAACATGTCTATGGGCGGGTTTCTGCCTGATAATGAGGCACGGTTAAAGGGTGGTAAGGATTTTTTCGGGCTGGAGTGGGTCTTTGTACCTGTTGCTGGGGGGGCAACACGCAAACCAGGTGCGCCCTATATTACAGACATGAACACATGGAGAGAGAAGATCGCCTTCCCGGACCTCAATCAATACGACTGGAAATCCTTGAAAGATAATTTCAAGCCCGATGATGACAGGATATCCTTTGTCACAATACTGAACGGCATATTTGAACGCCTTATCTCATTCATGGATTTTGCAGGCGCTGCCATGGCCATTATTGATGAGGACCAGGAGGCTGCAATAAAAGAGTTCTTTGATGTGCAGGCCGATTTTTACATAAAGCTTGTTGATAAATATATGGAATATGGTAACCCCAGGATAATATCATTTCATGATGACTGGGGTTCACAGATGGCGCCATTCTTTTCAGCGGACACAATAAGAAGGATGATACTTCCGTCCCTTAAAAGGGTGTTATTTCATATCCAGAAAAGGGGTGCATTTGTTGATATGCACTCCTGCGGAAAGACAGAGTCCCTTGCTCCTTTGTACATAGAAGCTGGCGTACAGACATGGACACCACAGCCCATGAACAACCAAAAAAAGCTCTATGAAAATTATGGTGACAAACTCTTTTTAGGTGTCTCGCCGCCGTATGTTGACCCTGAGGTATCAGAAGAAGAACTCTATGCTGCACTGAAAGATTTTATAGATTTTTACTGCCGGCCCGGCAAACCGCCTGTGGCGGTGTATGCAATGTCCATGCATAAAAAAACACACCCGAAGCTGGGTGAGGCCATATACAAACTGAGCAGGATAGCGCTGAATAAGTTAGCTTGA
- a CDS encoding methyltransferase, protein MVKIPFSQDELKIVGEIPGFFPGSPGVPVFNYPVTSREAYCSFYKREPIWQILPSDTLMFNPKIIPDNIARAFVIESFVLDRKDYGGKDMFGVEWEYVEVATGSMVKPGSPLLKDANEWEDKLIFPDIDKWDWKGSAEANREHVKKWNRFVQPFFLTGFYERLISFMDFDNAVVALIDEDQKEAVKALFERLTDLYIGIIDRMIDYYGIHGITIHDDWGAQRAPFFSPATAHEMIVPAMRRLNDHLHDRGIFTDLHSCGHIEIMVPQIIEAGWDSWGPQLMNDSQMLYEKYGDKLIIGINPPPLPPDATEDQQRAAAADFVEKYCNKDKLAMLNFYAMPLLTPAFREELYRLSRKKFGG, encoded by the coding sequence ATGGTTAAAATCCCCTTTTCACAAGATGAACTGAAGATTGTAGGCGAAATCCCAGGGTTTTTCCCCGGGTCACCAGGTGTCCCTGTTTTTAACTATCCTGTAACATCAAGAGAGGCATATTGTTCATTTTATAAAAGAGAACCTATATGGCAGATACTGCCATCTGATACCCTGATGTTTAATCCAAAGATCATCCCGGATAACATAGCAAGGGCATTTGTTATAGAGAGCTTTGTGCTTGATCGTAAAGATTACGGCGGAAAGGATATGTTCGGTGTTGAATGGGAATATGTTGAGGTGGCGACAGGTTCAATGGTTAAGCCAGGTTCGCCCCTTTTAAAGGATGCAAATGAATGGGAAGATAAACTTATTTTCCCTGATATAGATAAATGGGACTGGAAAGGTTCTGCTGAAGCAAACAGGGAGCACGTTAAAAAATGGAACCGCTTTGTTCAGCCATTTTTTCTTACAGGTTTTTATGAAAGGCTAATCTCTTTTATGGACTTTGACAATGCCGTTGTTGCACTGATTGATGAAGACCAGAAAGAGGCGGTAAAGGCGCTGTTTGAAAGACTCACAGACCTTTATATCGGAATTATCGACCGGATGATAGATTATTATGGCATACACGGCATCACCATACATGATGACTGGGGTGCGCAGAGGGCGCCGTTCTTTTCACCTGCTACCGCCCATGAGATGATAGTGCCTGCCATGAGAAGGCTTAACGACCATCTCCATGACAGGGGTATTTTTACTGATCTACACTCCTGCGGCCATATCGAGATAATGGTCCCGCAGATTATTGAGGCAGGGTGGGATTCATGGGGCCCGCAGCTCATGAATGACTCACAGATGCTCTATGAAAAATATGGAGATAAACTGATTATAGGCATTAATCCGCCGCCTCTTCCACCCGATGCAACTGAGGATCAACAGCGTGCAGCCGCAGCAGACTTTGTTGAAAAGTACTGCAATAAGGATAAACTGGCAATGCTCAATTTCTATGCCATGCCACTGCTCACCCCTGCATTCAGGGAGGAGCTTTACAGGCTGTCCAGGAAAAAGTTTGGGGGATAG
- a CDS encoding cobalamin-binding protein — translation MSKLAEVKELTEKGKQKLIAEAVKGALEEGNEATLILDTMIAAMAIVGDKFKRSEIFVPEMLMAAHTMKKGVEVLQPLLASQASVSLGTCIIGTVAGDLHDIGKNLVTLMIESAGFKVIDLGVDVSTDKFIEAINSTPECKIVALSCLLTTTMPALLDTVKGLIDAGLKEKVKIIVGGAPITQAYADEIGAHGYAEDAASAADLAKSIIA, via the coding sequence ATGTCTAAATTAGCAGAAGTAAAAGAACTCACTGAAAAGGGAAAACAGAAACTTATAGCTGAGGCTGTAAAGGGTGCTCTTGAAGAAGGCAATGAAGCGACTTTGATTCTTGATACCATGATCGCAGCAATGGCTATTGTTGGTGACAAATTCAAAAGATCTGAGATATTTGTTCCTGAAATGCTCATGGCAGCCCACACAATGAAGAAGGGTGTTGAGGTATTACAGCCACTGCTTGCAAGCCAGGCATCTGTATCTCTTGGGACATGCATCATCGGTACAGTAGCCGGTGACCTTCATGATATAGGTAAGAACCTCGTAACACTGATGATTGAATCAGCAGGTTTCAAGGTGATAGACCTTGGCGTTGATGTATCAACAGACAAATTTATCGAAGCCATCAATTCAACCCCTGAGTGCAAGATTGTTGCCCTGTCATGTCTTCTTACAACAACCATGCCGGCCCTGTTAGATACAGTAAAGGGCCTTATTGATGCAGGCCTCAAGGAAAAGGTAAAGATAATTGTTGGCGGTGCACCCATTACACAGGCGTATGCTGATGAAATAGGCGCTCACGGTTATGCAGAGGATGCAGCATCTGCCGCTGACCTGGCAAAAAGTATTATTGCCTAA
- a CDS encoding DUF1573 domain-containing protein: MKKGYMVLNIRYFLYALIIFSILLIAGLPRTTYSSTADFVDEKVFNFGTILEGVDVPHDFIIENRGDLTLRVLKVKSNCACAVASFTEEIAPGSKGTISVVFDSRGSGGQDVEHKIRVETDDPDNGVIDLAITGHVDPILIIRPDVVILSGREGGELEAEVLITHDSRHPVRVVSAESKKGYISVRLTEAKDSNLNKYVVKVKSLKKEKGKFGDFISLKTDSTVYPSKQIRVKIEIN, encoded by the coding sequence ATGAAAAAAGGTTACATGGTTCTCAATATTCGTTATTTCTTATATGCCTTGATCATATTCAGTATTTTACTGATAGCAGGCTTACCGCGCACCACCTACTCGTCCACTGCCGACTTTGTTGACGAAAAGGTCTTTAATTTCGGGACAATCCTTGAGGGTGTGGATGTGCCCCATGATTTTATAATTGAAAACCGTGGTGATTTGACCCTGAGGGTGTTAAAAGTAAAATCCAATTGTGCCTGTGCAGTGGCATCCTTCACTGAAGAGATAGCGCCGGGAAGTAAAGGCACTATCTCCGTGGTTTTTGACAGCAGGGGATCAGGTGGACAGGATGTGGAACATAAGATACGAGTTGAAACTGATGACCCGGATAATGGAGTGATAGACCTTGCAATTACAGGGCACGTAGACCCTATATTGATTATCAGGCCTGATGTGGTAATCCTTTCTGGCAGGGAGGGAGGAGAGCTGGAAGCAGAGGTATTGATCACACATGACAGCAGGCACCCCGTAAGGGTGGTCTCAGCCGAATCAAAAAAGGGTTATATATCTGTCCGGCTCACCGAGGCAAAGGACTCTAATCTGAATAAATATGTGGTTAAGGTTAAAAGTTTAAAAAAGGAAAAAGGAAAGTTCGGAGATTTTATATCACTTAAAACAGACAGCACTGTTTATCCCAGCAAACAGATAAGGGTTAAAATAGAGATCAATTAA
- a CDS encoding EF2563 family selenium-dependent molybdenum hydroxylase system protein has translation MDKNKTILIKGAGEKASAVAWGLFSQGFRRIIMTDIENPLAERRGVCFSEAAFEQGKEIEGIRVERSRHSMDSINSILSNGAIPLLVSPDYMLLQDIRPDIIVDGIMAKRNTGTFIEQAPLVIALGPGFCAGRDVHYVIETNPNIPGLGTIIESGCAEEHTGIPTEVQGKSLERLLLSPGTGVLYAEKNIGDPVSKGDTIGYVGDKKLQSPIPGVVWGLIRTPANVKEGQKLGDIHPGSNREICFKITPQANKITASVIDAITRRYN, from the coding sequence ATGGATAAAAACAAAACAATCTTAATAAAAGGTGCCGGAGAAAAGGCAAGTGCAGTGGCATGGGGGCTCTTCTCCCAGGGTTTTAGACGGATTATCATGACAGATATAGAAAATCCCCTGGCAGAAAGAAGGGGTGTCTGTTTTTCAGAAGCGGCGTTTGAGCAGGGAAAAGAGATAGAGGGTATCAGGGTTGAGAGATCCAGACACTCCATGGATTCCATAAATTCAATTTTATCAAATGGGGCGATCCCTCTCCTTGTATCCCCTGATTATATGCTGCTACAGGATATACGCCCCGATATTATTGTTGATGGCATAATGGCAAAGAGAAACACCGGCACATTCATAGAGCAGGCGCCACTAGTAATAGCCCTTGGCCCGGGATTTTGTGCGGGGAGAGACGTCCATTATGTTATTGAAACAAACCCTAATATCCCCGGCCTTGGCACCATCATAGAATCAGGATGCGCTGAAGAACACACAGGCATACCCACAGAGGTGCAGGGTAAATCCCTCGAAAGGCTTTTATTAAGTCCTGGAACAGGCGTGCTTTATGCCGAAAAAAATATCGGAGACCCTGTAAGCAAAGGGGATACAATAGGGTATGTGGGAGACAAAAAACTTCAGTCTCCTATCCCGGGGGTGGTATGGGGCCTTATACGCACCCCAGCCAATGTAAAAGAGGGGCAGAAGCTTGGGGATATACACCCCGGCAGCAACAGGGAGATATGCTTCAAGATTACACCACAGGCAAACAAGATCACCGCCAGTGTAATCGATGCCATCACAAGAAGATATAATTAG